A part of Streptomyces sp. NBC_01210 genomic DNA contains:
- a CDS encoding DUF4132 domain-containing protein, whose translation MTAMADGLETRLYEAGWQERTGEGPPVQELLESLDEPEQRQAALWFHQNVIDGGADDVVLGALSWVASRQLDWTAQQADELLGRLAGKRAQVDLLTLLREFEPLVGTALAAARTAGAYDRERVRSLRRWMPFAARRSERMREQLEELAGAEPAATGLADELLDGFDDYGPAMRAAHSALLSAPGVNDLLWHCMGQDKLRATKRWRKEAGALLDQAEGGPEVVRALLEGMAGQREHPVAAPARVGGYTLPGIAAEGSTRLLRGLLWAAADVEADWVVPAVGAVALNAGTGTRGSGGDCRSGRMATTAVAVLGDFGGTQGEQAADWLGRLRRKIRNRTVVKGISASLQAVAERGGITPSMLRERAVPSVGLDARGIREEPLGDYTAVLSITASVAATLSFRGPQGRVLKSAPKAVREEFGDRLRGIRTALKQLRTLLPVERVRLEEHLMAGTQWASADWERYYIDHPVTGRLSRSLLWETSADDGEQWVAGLPERTAGGWALAGADGTAAPVTDGFVLRLWHPVRADADEIRIWREELAERELRQPFKQAFREVYPLTPAEEETRGYSNRFAGHILRYNRAKALMVERGWLGNHLGYGEGWAAEIVRELPRAGELTASDGEFWRARFHVELVEQRSDGDMASLCSTDQLRFERRHGARGPWERADLVDVPPLVLTEAMRDADLFVGVASIGADPQWRDRGEERAYDGYWKGWAFGELTESARIRRESLARLLPRTRIADRVELTDRFLRVHGELRTYKIHLGSGNIVMEPHDAYLCIVVDRSAVGGSGERLFLPFEEDGGLLSVIMSKAFLLADDERITDRTITAQLRHDR comes from the coding sequence ATGACGGCGATGGCGGACGGCCTGGAGACCAGGCTGTACGAGGCGGGGTGGCAGGAGCGCACGGGCGAGGGGCCGCCGGTGCAAGAACTGCTGGAGTCGCTGGACGAGCCTGAGCAGCGGCAGGCCGCGCTCTGGTTCCATCAGAACGTCATCGACGGCGGCGCGGACGATGTCGTCCTGGGGGCGCTCAGCTGGGTGGCGTCGCGGCAGCTCGACTGGACTGCACAGCAGGCCGACGAGCTGCTCGGGCGGCTGGCGGGCAAGCGTGCGCAGGTCGACCTGCTCACCCTGCTGCGGGAGTTCGAGCCGCTTGTGGGGACCGCACTGGCGGCGGCCCGCACGGCCGGGGCATACGACCGGGAGCGGGTGCGGTCACTGCGCCGATGGATGCCGTTCGCGGCACGCCGGTCCGAGAGGATGCGGGAGCAGCTCGAAGAGCTGGCGGGGGCGGAGCCGGCCGCCACCGGTCTTGCGGACGAACTGCTCGACGGGTTCGACGATTACGGACCTGCGATGCGGGCCGCCCACAGCGCCCTGCTCTCCGCGCCCGGCGTCAACGACCTCCTGTGGCACTGCATGGGCCAGGACAAGTTGCGCGCCACCAAGCGGTGGCGCAAGGAGGCGGGGGCGCTGCTGGACCAGGCGGAAGGCGGTCCTGAGGTGGTGCGGGCGCTGCTGGAGGGGATGGCGGGGCAGCGGGAGCATCCGGTGGCGGCGCCCGCCCGGGTCGGCGGGTACACCCTGCCGGGGATCGCGGCGGAGGGCAGCACCCGGCTGCTGCGCGGACTGTTGTGGGCCGCCGCCGATGTCGAGGCGGACTGGGTGGTGCCGGCCGTCGGCGCGGTCGCGCTCAACGCCGGCACGGGGACGCGCGGTTCCGGCGGTGACTGCCGCAGCGGCAGGATGGCCACGACCGCGGTCGCCGTCCTCGGCGACTTCGGCGGTACGCAGGGCGAGCAGGCAGCCGACTGGCTCGGCCGGCTCCGGCGCAAGATCCGCAACCGCACGGTGGTCAAGGGCATCAGCGCCTCCCTGCAGGCTGTCGCCGAGCGCGGCGGGATCACTCCGTCGATGCTCAGGGAACGGGCCGTGCCGTCCGTGGGCCTCGACGCGCGCGGCATCCGCGAGGAGCCGCTCGGCGACTACACCGCGGTGCTGTCGATCACCGCTTCCGTGGCGGCCACGCTCTCCTTCCGGGGTCCGCAGGGCCGGGTGCTGAAGTCCGCGCCGAAGGCGGTCCGGGAGGAGTTCGGTGACCGACTGAGGGGCATCCGAACCGCGTTGAAGCAGCTGCGGACCCTGCTGCCGGTCGAACGGGTGCGGCTCGAGGAGCATCTGATGGCGGGCACCCAGTGGGCGTCCGCCGACTGGGAGCGGTACTACATCGACCATCCGGTGACCGGCAGGCTGTCCCGCAGCCTGCTCTGGGAGACGAGCGCGGACGACGGCGAGCAGTGGGTTGCCGGACTGCCGGAGCGTACGGCCGGCGGCTGGGCGCTGGCCGGGGCGGACGGTACGGCGGCCCCGGTGACGGACGGCTTCGTGTTGCGGCTCTGGCATCCGGTGCGCGCCGACGCCGACGAGATACGGATCTGGCGCGAGGAGCTCGCCGAACGCGAGCTGCGTCAGCCGTTCAAGCAGGCCTTCCGTGAGGTCTACCCGCTCACCCCGGCCGAGGAGGAGACCCGCGGCTACTCCAACCGCTTCGCCGGACACATCCTGCGCTACAACCGGGCGAAGGCGCTGATGGTGGAGCGCGGCTGGCTGGGCAACCACCTGGGGTACGGCGAGGGATGGGCGGCAGAGATAGTGCGGGAGCTGCCGCGCGCCGGTGAACTGACCGCTTCCGACGGCGAGTTCTGGCGGGCCCGGTTCCATGTCGAGCTGGTCGAGCAGCGGTCGGACGGCGACATGGCGTCCCTGTGCTCCACGGACCAGCTGCGCTTCGAGCGGCGGCACGGGGCGCGCGGACCGTGGGAGCGGGCCGACCTCGTCGACGTACCGCCGCTGGTGCTGACGGAGGCGATGCGGGACGCGGACCTGTTCGTGGGGGTCGCGTCGATCGGGGCGGACCCGCAGTGGCGGGACCGCGGTGAGGAGCGCGCGTACGACGGGTACTGGAAGGGCTGGGCGTTCGGCGAGCTCACCGAATCGGCGCGGATACGGCGGGAGTCGCTGGCCCGCCTGCTGCCGCGGACCCGGATCGCGGACCGTGTGGAGCTCACGGACCGGTTCCTGCGGGTGCACGGTGAGCTCCGTACGTACAAGATCCATCTCGGCTCGGGCAACATCGTGATGGAGCCCCACGACGCCTATCTCTGCATCGTGGTGGACCGTTCGGCGGTCGGCGGGAGCGGGGAGCGACTCTTCCTGCCCTTCGAGGAGGACGGCGGGCTGCTGTCGGTGATCATGTCGAAGGCGTTCCTGCTTGCCGACGACGAGAGGATCACCGACCGCACGATCACGGCTCAGCTGAGGCACGACAGGTAG
- a CDS encoding FtsK/SpoIIIE domain-containing protein yields MPWELVIWIVSAVMCLGLLTQWWWEPRAPFWLRRSMGAPWRWYVLGYPLTVLRMRWTWRRLCYTADLSVVRRPRYHVIGRDTMVKGSALRPLPPRLGVPRAMTTGLSVRVRLHPGQTPRQFIANAEAFIHAWRVHSVRVVSVKRGEVLILATARDLLADSAVWRRFPAPRLLAAVVGRIGDGSAWVLDFRKVPHWLVAGATQSGKSTLLASLVSELGAQPVALVGIDCKGGMELSLFARRLSALATNRAEAVAVLSALVEEVERRMAVCRSAGARSVWELDDDPRPVPVVIVVDEIAELYLAGTLAGRKEANECSTLLLRLGQLGAALGVHLVVAAQRFGSDLGPGATALRAQLGGRICHRVNDEATAEMTLGDLSPDAVVVAQAITEDEKGVAVTTIGGHWMRARSHLVTPGEARQYAEQNAHRTPDLPALARAVESGGDAA; encoded by the coding sequence ATGCCGTGGGAACTGGTGATCTGGATCGTCTCTGCCGTGATGTGCCTCGGGCTGCTCACACAGTGGTGGTGGGAGCCTCGGGCGCCGTTCTGGCTGCGGCGGAGCATGGGCGCTCCGTGGCGCTGGTATGTGCTGGGCTATCCGCTCACGGTGCTGCGGATGCGGTGGACCTGGCGGCGGCTGTGCTACACAGCCGATCTCTCGGTTGTACGCCGACCGCGCTATCACGTGATCGGACGCGACACGATGGTCAAGGGGTCGGCGCTGCGGCCCCTCCCGCCACGGCTTGGGGTGCCCCGGGCGATGACGACGGGCCTGTCGGTGCGGGTGCGTCTGCATCCCGGGCAGACTCCTCGACAGTTCATCGCCAATGCTGAGGCGTTCATTCATGCCTGGCGGGTGCACTCGGTGCGGGTGGTCTCCGTCAAGCGCGGGGAAGTCCTGATCCTTGCTACGGCTCGTGACCTGCTGGCCGACAGCGCGGTGTGGCGGCGCTTCCCCGCTCCGCGTCTGTTGGCCGCTGTGGTCGGCCGTATTGGGGACGGCTCCGCCTGGGTCCTGGACTTCCGCAAGGTTCCGCACTGGCTGGTGGCCGGCGCTACTCAGTCGGGCAAGAGCACGCTTCTGGCCTCGCTGGTGAGCGAACTCGGCGCGCAGCCGGTCGCCCTGGTCGGCATCGACTGCAAGGGCGGTATGGAGCTGTCGTTGTTCGCGCGGCGGCTCTCGGCGCTGGCCACCAACCGGGCTGAGGCAGTCGCGGTCTTGTCCGCCCTCGTCGAGGAGGTAGAGCGCCGAATGGCCGTGTGCCGCTCGGCAGGGGCGCGCTCGGTGTGGGAACTGGACGACGACCCGCGCCCGGTGCCAGTGGTGATCGTCGTGGATGAGATCGCGGAACTCTACTTGGCGGGCACGCTGGCGGGCCGGAAGGAAGCCAATGAGTGCTCCACGCTGCTGCTGCGGCTGGGCCAGCTCGGTGCGGCGCTCGGTGTGCATCTGGTGGTGGCGGCGCAGCGGTTCGGCTCCGATCTCGGCCCCGGGGCAACGGCGTTGCGCGCTCAGCTCGGGGGGCGGATCTGTCACCGGGTCAATGATGAGGCCACGGCGGAAATGACGCTCGGTGACTTGTCGCCGGATGCGGTGGTCGTGGCGCAAGCGATCACGGAGGACGAAAAAGGCGTGGCGGTCACGACGATCGGTGGGCACTGGATGCGGGCTCGTTCGCATCTGGTGACCCCGGGTGAGGCGCGGCAGTACGCGGAGCAGAACGCACACCGCACGCCGGACCTGCCCGCCCTCGCGCGTGCCGTGGAATCGGGAGGTGATGCGGCATGA
- a CDS encoding GntR family transcriptional regulator encodes MPEDLVRPDAMYKQLAARLAQAISEGEYEPGDLLPSETQLMERYGVSRPTVRSAVAELRSMGLAQSQHGRGTLVRSVALPATVIDRTVTRSGKRFTVGWEADEAEFPAVTRGHTTGVTAQLLDREEEAAFIVDRLLTDTTGTRTTHRVTIPFDVAHDVPELAKSPDTEPAAIYAALTAAGHTLTWTEYVTARSPLPDERAALRMPDTGPILVTYRVTLNGDDRPLILEELHTSAERAQLAFRVTAEKAPARRR; translated from the coding sequence ATGCCAGAGGACTTGGTCCGACCAGACGCCATGTACAAGCAGCTAGCGGCGCGTCTCGCCCAGGCCATCAGCGAAGGCGAGTACGAGCCCGGCGACCTGCTGCCGAGCGAAACCCAGCTCATGGAGCGCTACGGGGTCTCACGGCCCACCGTGCGCTCAGCCGTCGCGGAGCTCCGCAGCATGGGACTGGCGCAGAGCCAGCACGGCCGGGGCACACTCGTGCGCTCCGTTGCCCTGCCAGCCACGGTCATTGACCGCACGGTGACCCGCAGCGGGAAACGGTTCACGGTGGGGTGGGAAGCCGACGAGGCCGAGTTCCCGGCTGTCACCCGGGGCCACACGACCGGCGTCACGGCCCAGTTGCTCGACCGCGAAGAAGAGGCCGCGTTCATCGTGGACCGGCTGCTGACGGACACCACCGGCACCCGGACGACGCACCGCGTCACGATCCCCTTCGATGTCGCCCACGACGTACCCGAGTTGGCGAAGTCCCCGGACACCGAACCGGCCGCCATCTACGCAGCGCTCACCGCCGCCGGGCACACCCTCACGTGGACCGAGTACGTCACCGCCCGCAGCCCGCTGCCCGACGAGCGCGCGGCCCTCCGCATGCCCGACACCGGCCCGATCCTGGTCACCTACCGCGTGACGCTGAACGGCGACGACCGCCCGCTCATCCTCGAAGAGCTGCACACCAGCGCCGAGCGCGCCCAACTCGCGTTCCGCGTCACAGCCGAGAAGGCCCCCGCCCGGCGCCGCTAA
- a CDS encoding thiol-disulfide oxidoreductase DCC family protein, with protein sequence MGTPARTPTGPSVRTPTGPSVRTPVGPSVRTPVRRLTVLYDAQCSLCVHLRSWLLRQRTLVPLDLVPAGSDEARRRYPRLDHARTLKEITVIGDRGQIYTGPAAWIVCLWALAEHRPKAHWLATPAGEPFVRVTMLAAAKYREATAAGGAAGTPCDDRCSVPG encoded by the coding sequence ATGGGCACCCCGGCCCGCACCCCGACCGGCCCCTCGGTCCGCACCCCGACGGGCCCCTCGGTCCGCACCCCGGTCGGCCCCTCGGTCCGCACCCCGGTCCGCAGACTGACCGTCCTGTACGACGCCCAGTGCTCGCTCTGCGTGCACCTGCGGAGCTGGCTCCTGCGGCAGCGCACACTCGTACCGCTGGACCTGGTGCCCGCCGGGTCGGACGAGGCGCGGCGCAGATACCCGCGCCTCGACCACGCCCGGACTCTCAAAGAGATCACCGTCATCGGGGACAGGGGCCAGATCTACACCGGGCCCGCCGCCTGGATCGTCTGCCTCTGGGCCCTGGCCGAACACCGGCCGAAGGCCCACTGGCTCGCCACCCCGGCGGGCGAGCCCTTCGTACGCGTCACGATGCTCGCGGCGGCCAAGTACCGCGAGGCGACCGCGGCAGGAGGGGCCGCCGGTACGCCCTGCGACGACCGGTGCTCGGTCCCCGGTTAG
- a CDS encoding response regulator transcription factor: protein MNHEGATVLVVEDEPSIADVLAIALRYHRFEVITAGSVRQAQQLAGQTRPDVALLDVMLPDGDGRVLGRELRAAHPEMAVVFVTARDAPAEIVGALGFGDDYITKPFNVDEVVARIRAVLRRTRPADVLPVRPPLRYGDLELDDTTYAARRAGNSVQLTPTEYALLRFLVRNGGRIVPKEQLLRHVWQYEHQPESTVVETYISYLRRKLDPLGPPLITTRRGVGYGLA, encoded by the coding sequence ATGAACCACGAGGGAGCGACCGTGCTGGTGGTCGAGGACGAGCCGAGCATCGCCGACGTCCTCGCCATCGCACTGCGCTATCACCGTTTTGAGGTGATTACGGCGGGAAGCGTACGGCAGGCCCAGCAGCTGGCCGGGCAGACGCGCCCTGATGTGGCGCTCCTCGATGTGATGCTCCCGGACGGCGACGGACGGGTGCTGGGGCGTGAACTGCGTGCCGCTCACCCGGAGATGGCCGTCGTCTTCGTGACCGCGCGTGACGCTCCTGCCGAGATCGTGGGCGCGCTGGGCTTCGGTGACGACTACATCACCAAGCCGTTCAACGTCGACGAGGTCGTGGCCCGCATCAGGGCGGTACTGCGCCGGACCAGGCCCGCCGATGTGCTGCCGGTGCGACCACCGCTGCGGTACGGGGATCTGGAGCTGGACGATACGACCTACGCGGCACGGCGCGCGGGCAACTCGGTGCAGCTCACGCCCACCGAGTACGCGCTGCTGCGCTTTCTCGTACGCAACGGCGGGCGCATCGTGCCCAAGGAGCAGTTGCTGCGCCATGTCTGGCAGTACGAGCACCAACCCGAGTCCACCGTGGTCGAGACGTACATCAGCTATCTGCGACGCAAGCTGGACCCGCTGGGGCCACCGTTGATCACCACCAGGCGGGGCGTCGGATACGGACTCGCATGA
- a CDS encoding SCO3933 family regulatory protein produces the protein MRNIPVDVNRLGTLMCVVPPAPRVNQETGEVRKDREGNLIYVVGVSVRQQGNRRADVIEVAVPSEPAGIAEGVRVQVADLVAVAWEIEGRKGTSFRASSVTAVPAAPTAPSAPVVPAGGSAGRGKSAGGES, from the coding sequence GTGCGGAACATCCCGGTAGACGTAAACAGGCTGGGTACGTTGATGTGTGTGGTCCCGCCGGCCCCACGCGTCAATCAAGAGACGGGGGAAGTCCGCAAGGATCGCGAAGGCAACCTGATCTATGTCGTAGGCGTGTCCGTGCGGCAGCAGGGAAACCGGCGCGCTGACGTGATCGAGGTCGCCGTGCCGAGTGAGCCTGCGGGCATCGCGGAGGGCGTGCGGGTGCAGGTGGCCGACCTGGTGGCGGTGGCTTGGGAGATCGAGGGCCGTAAGGGCACGTCCTTCCGGGCCTCGTCGGTGACCGCGGTTCCGGCTGCTCCAACGGCTCCGTCTGCTCCCGTTGTTCCGGCGGGTGGGTCTGCGGGGCGGGGGAAGTCTGCCGGGGGTGAGTCGTGA
- a CDS encoding TetR/AcrR family transcriptional regulator, whose translation MTEVKAAKSEQTRTLILETALRLFQERGYDKTTMRAIAKEAGVSVGNAYYYFSSKEHLVQGFYDRIAAEHQTAVRPVLDRETDLETRLAGVLQAWLDIAAPYHEFAAQFFKNAADPESPLSPFSPESEHAREAAIAVHREVLAGSKAKVAEELADVLPELMWLSQMGLVLYWVFDRSDGRERSRRLAERGARLTTRGVALSRFRVLRPLVREVHELFTDFLPGMAETVAARKK comes from the coding sequence GTGACAGAAGTAAAGGCCGCCAAGAGCGAGCAGACCCGCACGCTCATTCTCGAGACCGCGCTCCGGCTCTTCCAGGAGCGCGGTTACGACAAGACGACGATGCGGGCCATCGCCAAGGAGGCCGGGGTCTCCGTAGGGAACGCGTACTACTACTTCTCCTCCAAGGAACACCTCGTCCAGGGCTTCTACGACCGGATCGCCGCCGAGCACCAGACGGCGGTCCGGCCCGTGCTGGACCGGGAGACGGATCTGGAGACCCGGCTCGCCGGGGTGCTGCAGGCATGGCTGGACATCGCCGCGCCGTACCACGAGTTCGCGGCCCAGTTCTTCAAGAACGCGGCCGACCCGGAGAGCCCGCTCAGCCCCTTCTCTCCCGAGTCGGAACACGCGCGCGAGGCGGCCATCGCCGTCCACCGCGAGGTGCTGGCCGGATCGAAGGCCAAGGTGGCGGAAGAACTCGCCGACGTCCTCCCCGAGTTGATGTGGCTCTCCCAGATGGGACTCGTCCTGTACTGGGTCTTCGACCGCTCCGATGGCCGTGAGCGCAGCCGACGCCTCGCCGAACGCGGCGCCAGGCTCACCACGCGCGGTGTCGCGCTCTCCCGGTTCCGGGTGCTGCGGCCGCTTGTACGCGAGGTGCACGAGCTGTTCACGGACTTCCTTCCCGGGATGGCGGAAACCGTCGCCGCCCGCAAGAAGTAG
- a CDS encoding sensor histidine kinase, with protein sequence MRARSRTRWRLVTGRIRRRHQHRGIHSLRAKLTLVNVALLALGIVAATAVSLMGMRHYLLDRVDTELVGSRNALKRTGFTQKQIESLSAIGALRDQFAPGTSDADSLPRPETILVALDHEGEPIGFAGIAPIERQHRLADAVDDPAALADSPVPVDVSLDSEPYRAVGTRLGDGTVVLMATHTGAVHSSMKKALRLDVAFGTLLLGLLALLTMLGTKHRLRPLEDMVETASAIAEGDLTRRVPAGRDPVTEIEQLRVALNSMLHQVESAFETREHSAAQLRRFVADASHELRTPLSAIRGYLQLYDKGMLRETADRTRALARMNAEADRMGRLVEELLTLARLDQQPQLQVCAVDLSRLVRDAADDLRAQQPQRRVAVQADGAMVVQGDESGLRQVIGNLLANIRAHTPADAPVRVELEREDGDGRGCGRVRLRVADEGPGMDREDADRIFDRFFRAGGGSSDADGGQPAGSGLGMAIVQAVVASHGGAVTVQTAPGEGLTVTVALPAAARTVAS encoded by the coding sequence ATGAGGGCTCGCTCGAGAACTCGATGGAGGCTTGTCACGGGCCGCATACGGCGTCGGCACCAGCACCGCGGAATTCACTCCCTGCGCGCCAAGCTCACGCTGGTGAATGTGGCGCTGCTGGCGCTCGGCATCGTCGCGGCCACCGCGGTCAGCCTCATGGGCATGCGGCACTATCTGCTGGACCGGGTGGACACAGAGCTGGTCGGGAGCCGCAACGCGCTGAAGCGGACGGGGTTCACCCAGAAGCAGATCGAATCGCTGAGCGCCATCGGAGCGCTGCGCGACCAGTTCGCGCCGGGCACGTCGGACGCCGACAGCCTGCCTCGGCCGGAGACGATCCTCGTCGCCCTCGACCACGAGGGCGAGCCGATCGGCTTCGCGGGCATCGCACCCATCGAACGGCAGCACAGACTCGCCGACGCCGTCGATGATCCCGCCGCGCTCGCCGACTCCCCGGTGCCGGTCGACGTGAGCCTCGACTCGGAGCCGTACCGAGCGGTCGGCACACGCCTCGGCGACGGCACGGTCGTCCTGATGGCGACCCACACCGGGGCGGTGCACTCCTCGATGAAGAAGGCCCTCAGGCTCGATGTCGCCTTCGGCACCCTCCTGCTGGGGCTGCTCGCGCTGCTCACCATGCTCGGCACCAAGCACCGGCTGCGCCCGCTGGAGGACATGGTGGAGACGGCTTCCGCCATCGCCGAGGGCGACCTGACCCGGCGGGTACCGGCCGGACGCGACCCCGTCACCGAGATCGAGCAGCTGCGGGTCGCTCTCAACTCCATGCTTCACCAGGTCGAGTCGGCCTTCGAGACGCGCGAGCACAGCGCGGCCCAGCTGCGGCGGTTCGTCGCGGACGCCTCGCACGAGCTGCGTACGCCGCTGTCCGCGATCCGAGGCTATCTCCAGCTGTACGACAAGGGGATGCTGCGCGAGACGGCGGACCGGACCCGGGCGCTGGCCCGGATGAACGCAGAGGCCGACCGGATGGGACGGCTCGTCGAGGAACTGCTCACTCTGGCCCGTCTCGACCAGCAGCCCCAACTACAGGTGTGTGCAGTCGACTTGAGCCGTCTGGTACGGGACGCCGCGGACGATCTGCGGGCGCAGCAGCCGCAGCGCCGAGTCGCCGTACAGGCCGATGGAGCGATGGTCGTCCAGGGCGACGAGTCGGGCCTGCGGCAGGTCATCGGCAACCTCCTGGCCAATATCCGCGCCCATACCCCGGCCGACGCCCCGGTGCGGGTGGAGCTGGAGCGCGAGGACGGCGACGGGCGCGGCTGCGGCCGGGTGCGGCTGCGGGTCGCGGACGAGGGGCCCGGCATGGACCGCGAGGACGCCGACCGCATCTTCGACCGCTTCTTCCGCGCGGGCGGCGGGAGTTCGGACGCGGACGGTGGTCAGCCCGCGGGCAGCGGTCTCGGCATGGCGATCGTGCAGGCGGTGGTCGCCTCGCACGGCGGCGCGGTGACGGTGCAGACCGCGCCGGGTGAGGGCCTGACGGTGACGGTGGCACTGCCGGCCGCCGCGCGGACGGTCGCGTCGTAG
- a CDS encoding replication initiator: MHTTAEARRSVLHRAERLRLLSDTERDLIRLAGEPGFPRWLEQIKATGGCAHPVYLSGRTTTLDADTGAVLRHYDTATEPGGRLAVRCRNRRESRCEPCSRLHSGDTFHLVRSGLLGGKNVPATVTAHPRLFVTLTAPSFGPVHRVTADGARCRPRRGGGFCEHGRPLGCGQIHAPDDRAVGQPLCADCYDYASHVLWHAHAGELWNRTTRAIRRHLATAAGQPQSKIGDHLRLSFAKVAEYQRRGAVHFHAVIRLDGPDGPASPPPTWASAQLLVAAVRSAADSARVSMPYAPGLGELVFRWGDQLDVHPIRRTFADDSRVTDQAVAAYVAKYVSKSVGEAGDTDYPITSADDIALLPVSAHVRALMGTCWRLGRLDPLEHLRLRAWAHTLGYRGHALTKSRRYSTTYGELRAARAAHRAKDSGPPVDAGPATVTESAWRYVGSGHTSAEADIAAGIAEDLAALQEIRRDLREGRGRE, encoded by the coding sequence ATGCACACCACTGCTGAGGCGCGGCGCTCCGTTCTCCATCGTGCGGAGCGTCTGCGGCTCCTCTCCGATACAGAGCGGGACTTGATCCGGCTCGCAGGCGAACCGGGCTTCCCCCGCTGGCTGGAACAGATCAAAGCCACTGGGGGGTGCGCCCACCCTGTCTATCTCTCCGGCCGCACCACCACCCTGGACGCCGATACCGGCGCTGTGCTGCGGCACTACGACACCGCCACAGAACCGGGCGGGCGGCTGGCCGTACGCTGCCGCAACCGTCGTGAATCGCGCTGCGAGCCGTGCTCGCGTCTCCACTCCGGCGACACCTTCCACCTCGTGCGCTCCGGCCTCCTGGGCGGCAAGAACGTCCCCGCCACAGTGACCGCCCACCCACGGCTGTTCGTCACCCTCACCGCCCCCTCATTCGGACCAGTGCACCGTGTCACGGCCGATGGTGCCCGGTGCCGACCCCGCCGGGGTGGCGGCTTCTGCGAGCACGGGCGGCCCCTTGGCTGCGGCCAGATCCACGCCCCGGACGATCGGGCGGTGGGTCAACCGCTCTGCGCGGACTGCTACGACTACGCCTCTCACGTGCTGTGGCACGCGCATGCCGGGGAACTGTGGAACCGCACCACACGTGCCATTCGGCGTCATCTGGCGACTGCAGCCGGCCAACCCCAATCGAAGATTGGCGACCATCTGCGGCTGAGCTTTGCCAAGGTCGCGGAGTACCAGCGCCGGGGCGCAGTGCACTTCCATGCGGTGATACGTCTCGACGGACCAGACGGCCCGGCCTCGCCTCCGCCCACATGGGCCAGTGCCCAACTCCTCGTTGCGGCCGTGCGCTCCGCTGCCGACTCGGCACGCGTCTCCATGCCCTACGCGCCCGGTCTCGGTGAGCTGGTGTTCCGCTGGGGCGATCAACTCGACGTACACCCCATCCGGCGGACCTTCGCCGACGACAGCCGGGTGACTGATCAAGCGGTAGCCGCCTACGTCGCCAAATACGTCTCCAAGAGCGTCGGCGAAGCAGGCGACACCGACTACCCGATCACATCGGCCGACGACATCGCTCTGCTTCCTGTCTCGGCACACGTGCGGGCCCTGATGGGCACCTGCTGGCGACTGGGACGGCTCGACCCACTAGAACACCTGAGGCTCCGCGCGTGGGCTCACACGCTCGGCTACCGGGGCCACGCCCTCACCAAATCCCGCCGCTACTCCACCACCTACGGCGAGCTGCGAGCCGCTCGCGCTGCCCACCGTGCCAAGGACAGCGGGCCTCCCGTCGATGCAGGTCCGGCCACGGTCACGGAATCGGCATGGCGCTACGTCGGCAGCGGCCACACCTCCGCCGAAGCAGACATCGCCGCAGGAATCGCCGAAGATCTGGCGGCGCTTCAAGAGATCAGACGTGATTTGCGGGAAGGCCGTGGAAGGGAATGA